The DNA region TTTGCTCCTCCGCCCCGCGGCTGGATCGCGCCGCCGCCCGCGTGACGGAGCGGAGGCCGTCCGGTGTGCGCTCGAACCGGCCGCGCAGAACGCGCCAGCCTTCCGGAAGGCCACCGTTTCCGGTCAGGGTCCGCGCATACACCGTGGACGTCCAGGGAAAGGCGTATTTGTCGATTACCTCGCGCATGTCCCGGATCAGCCAGGGATCGGCTTCGCGCTTTTCTTCCGCGCGGTCGAGAAGCGAGCGCAACTCCTCGATCAGCTTTTGCGTGCGCTCGGGTCCGGGACCGGCTTCCTGAGCACCGGCGGGAACGGCCACGGCCAACGCCACGCCGGCGGCGGCCAGGGTGCAGAACCAGCGAAGGGGCACGACCGGCCTCCTTGGATCATCGACCGGGGGCCAGGGTGCCATCGTTCGGCGTGCATTTCGCCGCTCCGTCGGGATGAGGGAGCGGCGGCGAGGCCCCCCGCGCGTGCGGGCCGGCCGCGGGGCTGTTCGGTCCGAGCCTCTTACACCCTAGGCTGACCCGTGCACGCACATCACCCCCGACCGGAGGCGAACCCATGGCGTTCACGCCCGCCACGCCCGATTACGCCGAGCGCATCCGCGAGTCCTTCGCGCGCGGCAAGATGATGGACCTCATCGGAGCGGAGATCGCCGCCATCGAACCCGGCTATGTGGCAATCGCCCTGCCGCACGCCGACGCGCTGACGCAGCAGCACGGCTTTTTTCACGCCGGCGCGGTGGCGACGATCGCGGACACGGCGGGGGGCTATGCCGCTTACACGCTGTTTCCGGCCGGGACCTCGGTGCTCACGGCGGAGTTCAAGATCAACTTCCTGGCGCCGGCGCGCGGCGTG from Limimonas halophila includes:
- a CDS encoding PaaI family thioesterase; the protein is MAFTPATPDYAERIRESFARGKMMDLIGAEIAAIEPGYVAIALPHADALTQQHGFFHAGAVATIADTAGGYAAYTLFPAGTSVLTAEFKINFLAPARGVRLLARGRVIKPGRTLTTCDIEVAALGEDGGEKLCAKSLQTMAQVQGRDDIARPG